From Panicum hallii strain FIL2 chromosome 2, PHallii_v3.1, whole genome shotgun sequence, a single genomic window includes:
- the LOC112879898 gene encoding glutamate receptor 3.4-like — MGYAHFAALLLCVFMFASGTTADNQNSTGDPARPAEVRIGALFTFDSVIGKAVRPAIELAVAHVNSDPSILRGTKLSVLMQDTNCSGFVGTIEALQLLAKDVIAVLGPQSSAVAHVICHAVNELHVPLISFAATDPTLSSLEYPYFVRATQSDYYQMDAIASIISQYQWKQVIAIYVDDDYGRGGIMALGDALAKRKCKMVYKAKLPPGAANTTIENILMQVNEMESRVYVIHVNPDSGLNVFSAAKSLGMMSSGYVWIATDWLSAVMDSSVHGTTDVMELTQGVLVLRQHVADSDIQKALLSKWNNLTRNGSSYSMRAYDSVWLIAHAVERFLSEGNAISFSADPNLQATKGSNLQLDSLRIFNNGNKLLENVWSVNFSGVSGPVQFTLDRNLIHPVYDILNIGGTGLRTIGYWSNISGLSVVAPEHLYSSALNSSTNNVQLHSVIWPGQISEKPRGWEFSYHGKPMRIGVPLRTSYKEFVTQDNGPDGVKGFAVDVFKAAISLLPYPVSCNFVLFGDGLKNPSYTDLVQKVSENYFDAAIGDIAIVTNRTRLVDFTQPYIESGLIIVAPAKEVESNAWAFLKPFTFQMWCVLGAIFLSVGAVVWVLEHRTNTEFRGPPRQQIMTVCWFSFSTMFFAHRENTVSALGRFVLLIWLFVVLIINSSYTASLTSLLTVQELTSGIQGLDSLISSSSAIGYQVGSFSRNYLVDELNIAESRLVPLNSPSDYARALELGSGNGGVAAIIDELPYVDIFLSKYCKFKTAGQVFTKSGWGFAFPRDSPLAEDLSTAILTLSENGNLQRIHDEWLSGTECSADNNGAASNSLSLSSFWGLFLICGLACLLALVIFFLRIFCQYSRYSSQVEVQYPEPQIVNRPARLTTIKSLISFVDKKEEEVKNALKQRPNGSQHPSIGNTATEEQST; from the exons ATGGGCTATGCTCACTTTGCCGCCCTGCTTCTGTGTGTCTTCATGTTCGCCAGTGGAACCACCGCCGATAACCAGAATAGCACCGGTGATCCCGCGAGGCCGGCAGAGGTGCGCATCGGTGCGCTGTTCACGTTTGACTCAGTTATTGGGAAGGCGGTGAGGCCCGCTATTGAGCTTGCTGTCGCACATGTCAATTCTGATCCTAGTATACTCCGGGGGACGAAACTCAGTGTTCTTATGCAGGACACCAACTGCAGTGGATTTGTTGGCACCATAGAAG CGTTGCAGCTTCTGGCTAAAGATGTAATCGCAGTATTAGGTCCACAATCCTCGGCTGTTGCTCATGTCATTTGCCACGCTGTCAATGAACTCCATGTCCCTCTTATCTCTTTCGCAGCCACTGATCCTACCCTTTCTTCCCTTGAATACCCTTATTTTGTGAGGGCTACACAAAGTGATTACTACCAAATGGATGCTATCGCAAGCATCATTAGCCAGTACCAATGGAAACAGGTCATCGCCATATATGTTGATGATGACTATGGTAGAGGTGGCATCATGGCACTAGGTGATGCCCTTGCAAAAAGAAAGTGTAAGATGGTCTACAAAGCTAAGTTGCCACCTGGTGCTGCAAATACTACAATCGAGAATATCTTGATGCAGGTAAATGAAATGGAGTCGCGTGTCTATGTTATCCACGTTAACCCTGATTCTGGTCTTAACGTGTTCTCAGCTGCAAAATCTTTGGGGATGATGAGCAGTGGCTATGTATGGATAGCAACAGACTGGCTTTCTGCAGTGATGGATTCATCTGTGCATGGTACTACTGATGTGATGGAACTTACACAGGGTGTTCTCGTGCTTAGGCAGCATGTTGCTGATTCTGACATTCAAAAAGCATTGTTGTCCAAGTGGAATAATCTTACCAGGAATGGCAGTTCTTACTCAATGCGTGCTTATGACTCTGTATGGTTAATTGCTCATGCTGTTGAGCGATTTTTGAGCGAAGGGAATGCGATATCTTTTTCTGCAGACCCAAATTTGCAAGCTACAAAAGGAAGTAaccttcagttagattctctcAGGATTTTCAATAATGGAAATAAACTACTGGAGAACGTGTGGAGTGTGAACTTCTCAGGGGTTTCTGGTCCAGTTCAATTTACCTTGGACCGGAATTTAATCCACCCAGTTTATGATATTCTGAACATTGGTGGTACAGGATTAAGAACCATTGGATATTGGTCAAATATTTCTGGTCTCTCAGTTGTTGCTCCAGAACACTTATATTCATCAGCATTGAACTCTTCAACCAACAATGTACAGCTCCATAGTGTTATATGGCCTGGTCAGATTTCTGAGAAGCCTCGTGGCTGGGAGTTTTCATATCATGGGAAGCCTATGAGGATTGGAGTACCTCTCCGAACGAGCTACAAAGAGTTTGTTACACAAGACAATGGACCTGATGGAGTAAAGGGGTTTGCAGTTGATGTCTTCAAAGCTGCAATAAGCTTGTTGCCCTATCCAGTTTCTTGCAATTTTGTTTTATTTGGAGACGGTTTGAAGAATCCTAGCTATACTGACCTTGTTCAGAAGGTTTCTGAAAAT TACTTCGACGCTGCAATAGGGGACATTGCTATAGTGACGAACAGAACAAGACTTGTTGATTTTACCCAGCCATATATCGAATCAGGTCTCATTATTGTAGCTCCAGCAAAGGAGGTTGAATCAAATGCTTGGGCTTTTCTGAAACCATTCACCTTCCAAATGTGGTGTGTCCTAGGTGCTATCTTCCTCTCTGTTGGTGCAGTTGTTTGGGTACTTGAACACCGTACTAATACTGAGTTCCGTGGACCTCCAAGGCAACAAATTATGACAGTGTGCTG GTTTAGTTTCTCTACCATGTTCTTTGCACACA GAGAGAACACAGTCAGTGCACTTGGTAGATTCGTGCTGCTGATCTGGCTCTTTGTTGTGCTGATTATTAACTCAAGCTACACCGCAAGCTTGACATCACTTCTCACAGTTCAGGAGCTGACATCAGGGATTCAGGGCCTCGATAGCTTGATCTCGAGCTCAAGTGCAATTGGTTATCAAGTTGGATCTTTTTCCAGAAACTACCTTGTCGATGAGCTCAATATTGCCGAGTCCCGTTTGGTTCCACTAAACAGCCCATCAGATTATGCAAGAGCTCTTGAGCTAGGATCTGGAAATGGTGGTGTGGCTGCAATTATCGATGAACTTCCATATGTTGACATCTTCTTGTCAAAATACTGCAAATTCAAGACAGCTGGTCAGGTTTTCACAAAAAGTGGATGGGGATTT GCCTTCCCAAGGGACTCCCCTCTTGCCGAGGACTTGTCAACAGCAATTCTGACACTATCAGAGAATGGCAATCTCCAGAGGATCCATGATGAATGGTTAAGTGGGACAGAGTGCAGTGCAGACAACAATGGGGCTGCGTCGAACTCCTTGAGCCTGTCAAGCTTCTGGGGCCTCTTCCTCATCTGTGGCCTTGCATGTCTCCTTGCTCTTGTGATTTTCTTCCTTCGCATATTTTGCCAGTACAGCAGGTATAGTAGCCAGGTGGAGGTTCAATATCCTGAGCCCCAGATTGTAAATCGACCAGCAAGGCTAACTACCATCAAGTCGTTGATATCGTTTGTTGATAAGAAAGAGGAGGAGGTGAAGAATGCTCTCAAGCAAAGACCAAATGGCAGTCAGCATCCAAGCATAGGCAATACGGCTACAGAAGAACAATCCACATAA